In one Pseudomonas sp. R84 genomic region, the following are encoded:
- a CDS encoding FMN-binding glutamate synthase family protein has translation MSLSLLSRYAFFAVCVIFTLASLPFLEHDWLWPITAVTGVLSLLGLFDLLQSPHAVRRNYPILGNIRYLVEGIRPEIRQYLLESDSDALPFSRAQRSLVYSRAKNETADKPFGTLIDVYQSGFEFIGHSMRPAPLSDPSSFRVTVGGPQCSQPYSASVFNISAMSFGSLSANAIRALNQGAKLGNFAHDTGEGSISPYHREHGGDLTWELGSGYFGCRTSDGRFDPERFATQAQNPQVRMIEIKMSQGAKPGHGGILPKHKVTKEIAETRGILMGEDCVSPSRHSAFSTPLEMMQFIQQLRELSGGKPVGFKFCLGHPWEFMGIAKAMLETGILPDFIVVDGKEGGTGAAPVEFTDHIGVPMREGLLFVHNTLVGLNLRDKIKLGASGKIVSAFDIASVLAIGADWANSARGFMFAIGCIQSQSCHTNKCPTGVATQDALRQRALVVPDKAQRVFSFHRNTLKALAEMLAAAGLEHPSQLSAKHLVRRMSATEIKLFSQLHVFLKPGELLTGEVNGEFYSRMWQMARADSFEPQEVAAA, from the coding sequence ATGAGCCTGTCACTCCTGAGCCGCTACGCCTTCTTTGCCGTCTGCGTGATATTTACCCTCGCCAGCCTGCCCTTTCTCGAACATGACTGGCTGTGGCCGATCACCGCCGTCACCGGTGTGTTGAGCCTGCTCGGTCTGTTCGACCTGCTGCAAAGCCCGCACGCGGTGCGCCGCAACTACCCGATCCTCGGCAACATCCGCTATCTGGTCGAAGGCATCCGTCCGGAGATCCGTCAGTACCTGCTGGAGTCCGACAGCGACGCCCTGCCCTTCTCTCGCGCGCAACGTTCGCTGGTCTATTCGCGAGCGAAAAACGAAACCGCCGACAAACCGTTCGGCACGCTGATCGATGTCTATCAATCGGGTTTTGAGTTCATCGGCCACTCGATGCGTCCGGCACCGCTGAGCGACCCGAGCAGTTTCCGCGTCACCGTCGGCGGCCCGCAGTGCAGCCAGCCCTACTCGGCGTCGGTGTTCAACATCTCGGCGATGAGCTTCGGTTCGCTCAGCGCCAATGCCATTCGCGCGTTGAACCAGGGCGCGAAACTCGGCAACTTTGCCCACGACACCGGTGAAGGCAGCATCAGCCCGTATCACCGCGAACATGGCGGTGACCTGACCTGGGAACTGGGTAGCGGCTACTTCGGTTGCCGCACCAGCGACGGCCGTTTCGACCCGGAACGCTTCGCTACCCAGGCGCAGAATCCGCAGGTGCGGATGATTGAAATCAAGATGAGCCAGGGCGCCAAACCCGGCCACGGCGGCATCCTGCCCAAGCACAAAGTCACCAAGGAAATCGCCGAAACCCGTGGGATCCTGATGGGCGAAGACTGCGTCTCGCCGTCGCGCCATAGCGCGTTTTCCACACCGCTGGAAATGATGCAGTTCATTCAGCAATTGCGTGAGCTGTCCGGCGGCAAACCGGTGGGTTTCAAGTTCTGCCTTGGCCATCCGTGGGAATTCATGGGCATCGCCAAAGCCATGCTGGAAACCGGCATCCTCCCGGACTTCATCGTTGTCGACGGCAAGGAAGGTGGCACCGGCGCCGCCCCGGTCGAATTCACCGACCACATCGGCGTGCCGATGCGCGAAGGCCTGCTGTTTGTCCACAACACCCTGGTCGGCCTGAACCTGCGCGACAAGATCAAACTCGGCGCCAGCGGCAAGATCGTCAGCGCCTTCGACATCGCCAGCGTGCTGGCCATCGGCGCCGACTGGGCCAACTCCGCACGCGGCTTCATGTTTGCCATCGGCTGCATCCAGTCGCAAAGCTGCCACACCAACAAATGCCCGACCGGCGTGGCCACTCAGGATGCTCTGCGTCAACGCGCGCTGGTGGTGCCGGACAAGGCGCAGCGCGTCTTCAGCTTCCACCGCAATACCTTGAAGGCTCTGGCGGAAATGCTCGCAGCGGCCGGGCTTGAACATCCATCACAACTGTCGGCCAAGCATCTGGTACGGCGCATGTCGGCGACCGAGATCAAACTGTTTTCGCAGTTGCACGTGTTCCTGAAACCGGGGGAATTGCTCACCGGGGAAGTCAACGGCGAGTTCTATTCGCGGATGTGGCAGATGGCGCGGGCGGACAGTTTTGAGCCGCAGGAAGTCGCGGCCGCGTAA
- a CDS encoding LuxR C-terminal-related transcriptional regulator — protein sequence MTLSFDDITWHRAVGQLIDALDKPNFWAQLVRLLDQYVPFDSWVVLLFSADQHPQVFAECPGADGSPDPLFQDYLRGLYLLDPFYIACREQTRTGLYRLSEVAPEHFELTEYYQRYFRLNVVADEIQFNCQLEGDRTLCLSLGSEKRFTGEHIALLSLIQPWVLGLLRQRLPYEINETVALAAAPVRADWRVQLEASVQQLKGAQLTARELDVGRLMLSGCSSKEIARKLEISVETVKVHKKHMYSKLGIKSQSELFSIFLQAQNA from the coding sequence ATGACACTTTCGTTTGACGACATCACCTGGCACCGCGCCGTCGGGCAATTGATCGACGCGCTGGACAAGCCGAACTTCTGGGCGCAACTGGTGCGACTGCTCGATCAGTACGTGCCGTTCGATAGCTGGGTGGTGCTGCTGTTCAGCGCCGATCAACACCCGCAGGTCTTCGCCGAATGCCCGGGCGCAGACGGCAGCCCTGACCCGTTGTTTCAGGATTATCTGCGCGGCCTGTACCTGCTCGACCCGTTCTACATCGCCTGTCGCGAGCAAACGCGCACCGGTCTGTATCGCTTGTCCGAGGTGGCGCCGGAGCATTTCGAACTGACCGAGTATTACCAGCGATACTTTCGTCTGAATGTCGTGGCCGACGAAATCCAGTTCAATTGTCAGCTCGAAGGTGATCGCACGCTGTGTCTGTCGCTAGGCAGTGAAAAACGTTTCACTGGCGAACACATCGCCTTGCTGTCATTGATCCAGCCTTGGGTGCTGGGCCTGCTGCGCCAACGACTACCCTATGAGATCAACGAAACCGTGGCCCTCGCCGCCGCCCCTGTCCGGGCAGACTGGCGGGTGCAACTGGAGGCGTCGGTGCAACAACTCAAAGGTGCGCAACTGACCGCCCGCGAGCTGGATGTAGGGCGTTTGATGCTCAGCGGTTGCTCCAGTAAAGAAATCGCCCGTAAGCTGGAAATCTCCGTAGAAACCGTGAAAGTCCATAAGAAACACATGTACAGCAAGCTGGGGATCAAATCCCAGTCCGAGCTGTTTTCGATTTTTCTTCAGGCGCAAAACGCCTGA